From the Quercus lobata isolate SW786 chromosome 6, ValleyOak3.0 Primary Assembly, whole genome shotgun sequence genome, one window contains:
- the LOC115994769 gene encoding pyridine nucleotide-disulfide oxidoreductase domain-containing protein 2-like: MWRRCFSSSSSSSSATATSALKDKKWDALVIGGGHNGLTSAAYLARAGLSVAVLERRHVIGGAAVTEELIPGFKFSRCSYLQSLLRPSIIRELELRRHGLKLLKRSPSSFTPCLDGRYLLLGPDKDLNHSEISKFSKQDADAYPRYENQLENFCKFMDPLLDSAPPESLQGVSSFKDRFKNGIQKSSFWAHCLRQAITLGQKDMVDFMDLLLSPASKVLNNWFETDVLKATLATDAVIGTTGSVHTPGSGYVLLHHVMGETDGDHGIWSYVEGGMGSVSLAISNAAKEAGAHIVTSAEVSQLLVEDSGAVNGVLLADGTPVRSSVVLSNATPYKTYMDLVPRDVLPDDFLRAIKYSDYSSATTKINLAVDKLPQFQCCKIGHPDAGPQHVGTIHIGSESMEEIHSACQDSANGIPSQRPVIEMTIPSVLDKTISPPGKHVINLFIQYTPYNPSDGSWGDPAYRESFAQKCFTLIDEYAPAFSSSVIGYDMLTPPDLEREIGLTGGNIFHGAMGLDSLFLMRPVKGWSNYRTPLQGLYLCGSGAHPGGGVMGAPGRNAAQLVLQDVNKS, encoded by the exons ATGTGGCGAAGGTGCTttagcagcagcagcagcagcagcagcgcAACCGCGACGAGCGCGTTGAAGGACAAGAAATGGGACGCGCTGGTCATCGGCGGCGGCCATAACGGCCTAACATCCGCCGCGTACCTAGCACGCGCCGGCCTCTCCGTCGCCGTCCTCGAGCGTCGCCACGTCATCGGCGGCGCCGCCGTGACCGAAGAACTCATCCCTGGCTTCAAATTCTCCCGCTGCAGCTACCTCCAGAGTCTCCTCCGCCCCTCCATCATCAG AGAGTTAGAGTTACGGCGACATGGATTGAAGCTCTTAAAGAGGAGTCCATCTTCGTTTACGCCTTGTTTGGATGGACGCTATCTTCTGTTGGGACCTGATAAGGACCTTAATCATTCTGAGATTTCCAAGTTCTCCAAACAAGACGCCGATGCTTATCCAAG ATATGAAAATCAGCTAGAGAACTTCTGTAAATTTATGGATCCGCTTTTGGATTCAGCACCTCCTGAATCTTTGCAAGGTGTTTCATCTTTCAAGGATCGTTTCAAGAATGGAATACAAAAATCATCGTTTTGGGCTCATTGTTTGCGGCAGGCTATCACCTTGGGCCAAAAGGATATGGT GGACTTTATGGACCTTTTATTGTCCCCAGCATCGAAGGTTTTGAATAACTGGTTTGAG ACAGATGTTCTGAAGGCAACGCTTGCAACAGATGCTGTAATAGGAACCACG GGGAGTGTCCATACACCTGGGAGTGGATATGTTCTACTTCATCATGTGATGGGAGAAACTGATGGCGATCATGGAATTTGGTC GTATGTGGAAGGTGGGATGGGCTCGGTATCCTTGGCTATCAGTAATGCTGCTAAGGAAGCTGGGGCTCATATTGTCACAAGTGCAGAG GTTTCACAATTATTGGTTGAAGACTCTGGTGCAGTGAATGGG GTATTGCTGGCTGATGGTACACCAGTGCGTTCTTCAGTTGTTTTATCAAATGCAACCCCTTATAAAACTTACATG GATTTAGTGCCTAGAGATGTTCTTCCTGATGATTTCCTCCGAGCCATTAAGTACTCTGACTATAGTTCT gcaacaacaaaaataaacttaGCAGTTGATAAATTGCCCCAGTTTCAATGCTGCAAGATAGGCCATCCTGATGCTGGTCCTCAGCATGTTGGCACCATTCATATTGGGTCTGAAAG TATGGAGGAAATTCACTCAGCCTGTCAAGATTCTGCCAATGGAATACCTTCACAAAGACCAGTCATTGAGATGACAATTCCCTCTGTACTTGACAAGACTATATCTCCACCAG gTAAGCATGTGATCAACCTGTTCATTCAATACACACCATATAATCCATCGGATGGTAGCTGGGGAGATCCTGCTTACAGA GAATCATTCGCACAAAAATGTTTTACCTTGATTGATGAATATGCCCCTGCATTTAGCTCATCGGTCATTGGCTATGACATGTTGACTCCACCAGATCTTGAAAGGGAAATTGGTCTGACAG GAGGGAATATCTTCCATGGTGCTATGGGTTTggattctctctttctcatgcGGCCGGTAAAAGGATG GTCAAATTATAGGACTCCACTCCAAGGGCTGTACTTGTGTGGGAGCGGGGCCCATCCTGGCGGTGGTGTGATGGGTGCACCTGGGCGTAATGCTGCACAGCTAGTTCTTCAAGATGTCAACAAATCATAA
- the LOC115994349 gene encoding pyridine nucleotide-disulfide oxidoreductase domain-containing protein 2-like isoform X1, with protein sequence MWLRGFSSVPIKEKKKWDALVIGAGHNGLIAATYLARGGLTVAVLERRHVIGGAAVTEEIIPGFKFSRCSYLQSLLRPSIVRELELVKHGLKLLKPLCTSFTPCLDGRYLLLWPNDDQNYLEISKFSKRDADAYPRYESQLHKFCKFMDFLLESHAPETLHGDSYLIDWLRDKLHKSVFWTRCLQHALSLGQKDLVDFMDLLLSPTSKVLNMWFESDVVKATFAADSIIGTMASIHTPGSGYVLLHHVMGETDGERNIWSHVEGGMGSVSLAISKAAKEAGVHILTNAEVSKLVIEDSGIVNGVLLTDGEQFCSSIILSNATPYKTFMELVPQNFLPDGFVRAIKNSDYRSGTTKINVAVDKLPQFKSCRLNYPEVGPQHTATIRIGSESMEQIGSACQDAWNGLPSRTPVMEMTIPSSLDKTLSPPGKHVVGLFTQYTPYKPSDGSWEDPIYRESYAQRCFNLIDEYAPGFSSSVIGYDMLTPPDLEREFSLTGGNIFHGAMGLDSLFLMRPIKGWSDHRTPIRGLYMCGSGSHPGGGVMGAPGRNAAHVVLQDVKKRSR encoded by the exons ATGTGGCTAAGAGGCTTCAGCAGCGTTCCGatcaaggagaagaagaagtggGACGCGCTGGTCATCGGCGCCGGCCACAACGGCTTGATAGCCGCCACTTACCTTGCGCGCGGCGGCCTAACGGTGGCTGTTCTCGAGCGACGCCACGTCATCGGCGGCGCAGCCGTGACGGAGGAGATCATCCCTGGCTTCAAGTTCTCTCGCTGCAGCTACCTCCAAAGCCTCCTCCGCCCCTCCATCGTTAG AGAATTAGAGTTGGTGAAACATGGGCTGAAGTTGTTGAAGCCATTGTGTACATCGTTTACACCCTGTCTTGATGGGCGTTATCTTCTGCTGTGGCCAAACGACGACCAGAATTATTTGGAGATTTCAAAGTTCTCTAAACGAGACGCAGATGCTTATCCCAG ATATGAAAGTCAACTGCATAAGTTCTGTAAATTCAtggattttcttttggaatCACATGCCCCTGAAACTCTGCATGGGGATTCATATTTGATTGATTGGCTGAGGGATAAGTTGCACAAATCAGTTTTCTGGACCCGTTGTCTACAGCATGCTCTTTCCCTAGGGCAAAAAGATCTGGT GGACTTTATGGACCTTTTACTTTCCCCAACGTCAAAGGTTCTGAATATGTGGTTTGAG TCAGATGTGGTGAAGGCAACATTTGCAGCAGATTCTATTATTGGAACTATG GCAAGTATCCATACACCTGGGAGTGGATATGTTCTGCTACATCATGTTATGGGTGAAACCGATGGTGAACGAAATATTTGGTC GCACGTTGAAGGTGGGATGGGTTCTGTGTCTTTGGCCATTAGTAAGGCTGCTAAAGAAGCTGGTGTTCATATTCTAACCAATGCGGAG GTTTCAAAATTGGTGATTGAAGACTCCGGCATAGTAAACGGG GTGTTGCTGACTGATGGGGAAcaattttgttcttcaattaTTTTGTCAAATGCAACCCCTTACAAGACTTTCAtg GAGTTGGtccctcaaaattttcttcctgaTGGTTTTGTACGAGCTATCAAGAACTCTGATTATAGATCT ggaacaacaaaaattaacgTAGCCGTTGATAAATTGCCTCAGTTCAAGTCTTGCAGATTGAATTATCCAGAGGTGGGTCCTCAGCATACAGCCACCATTCGCATTGGTTCAGAAAG TATGGAGCAGATTGGTTCAGCATGTCAAGATGCTTGGAATGGTTTACCATCACGAACGCCTGTAATGGAAATGACAATTCCTTCTTCATTGGACAAGACCTTATCCCCACCTG gTAAGCATGTCGTCGGCTTGTTTACACAATACACACCTTATAAACCCTCGGATGGTAGCTGGGAAGATCCCATATATAGA GAATCATATGCACAAAGATGCTTCAACTTGATTGATGAATATGCTCCTGGCTTCAGCTCATCAGTCATCGGCTATGACATGCTAACACCACCAGATCTTGAAAGAGAATTCAGTCTGACAG GGGGGAATATTTTTCATGGTGCTATGGGTCTGGATTCACTCTTCTTGATGCGACCCATTAAAGGATG GTCAGATCATAGGACACCAATTAGAGGGCTGTATATGTGTGGAAGTGGATCACATCCTGGAGGTGGCGTAATGGGTGCACCTGGCCGTAATGCTGCACATGTTGTTCTTCAGGATGTTAAGAAGCGTTCTCGTTAG
- the LOC115994349 gene encoding pyridine nucleotide-disulfide oxidoreductase domain-containing protein 2-like isoform X2, which translates to MWLRGFSSVPIKEKKKWDALVIGAGHNGLIAATYLARGGLTVAVLERRHVIGGAAVTEEIIPGFKFSRCSYLQSLLRPSIVRELELVKHGLKLLKPLCTSFTPCLDGRYLLLWPNDDQNYLEISKFSKRDADAYPRYESQLHKFCKFMDFLLESHAPETLHGDSYLIDWLRDKLHKSVFWTRCLQHALSLGQKDLVDFMDLLLSPTSKVLNMWFESDVVKATFAADSIIGTMASIHTPGSGYVLLHHVMGETDGERNIWSHVEGGMGSVSLAISKAAKEAGVHILTNAEVSKLVIEDSGIVNGVLLTDGEQFCSSIILSNATPYKTFMELVPQNFLPDGFVRAIKNSDYRSGTTKINVAVDKLPQFKSCRLNYPEVGPQHTATIRIGSESMEQIGSACQDAWNGLPSRTPVMEMTIPSSLDKTLSPPGKHVVGLFTQYTPYKPSDGSWEDPIYRWCRTDSLIAI; encoded by the exons ATGTGGCTAAGAGGCTTCAGCAGCGTTCCGatcaaggagaagaagaagtggGACGCGCTGGTCATCGGCGCCGGCCACAACGGCTTGATAGCCGCCACTTACCTTGCGCGCGGCGGCCTAACGGTGGCTGTTCTCGAGCGACGCCACGTCATCGGCGGCGCAGCCGTGACGGAGGAGATCATCCCTGGCTTCAAGTTCTCTCGCTGCAGCTACCTCCAAAGCCTCCTCCGCCCCTCCATCGTTAG AGAATTAGAGTTGGTGAAACATGGGCTGAAGTTGTTGAAGCCATTGTGTACATCGTTTACACCCTGTCTTGATGGGCGTTATCTTCTGCTGTGGCCAAACGACGACCAGAATTATTTGGAGATTTCAAAGTTCTCTAAACGAGACGCAGATGCTTATCCCAG ATATGAAAGTCAACTGCATAAGTTCTGTAAATTCAtggattttcttttggaatCACATGCCCCTGAAACTCTGCATGGGGATTCATATTTGATTGATTGGCTGAGGGATAAGTTGCACAAATCAGTTTTCTGGACCCGTTGTCTACAGCATGCTCTTTCCCTAGGGCAAAAAGATCTGGT GGACTTTATGGACCTTTTACTTTCCCCAACGTCAAAGGTTCTGAATATGTGGTTTGAG TCAGATGTGGTGAAGGCAACATTTGCAGCAGATTCTATTATTGGAACTATG GCAAGTATCCATACACCTGGGAGTGGATATGTTCTGCTACATCATGTTATGGGTGAAACCGATGGTGAACGAAATATTTGGTC GCACGTTGAAGGTGGGATGGGTTCTGTGTCTTTGGCCATTAGTAAGGCTGCTAAAGAAGCTGGTGTTCATATTCTAACCAATGCGGAG GTTTCAAAATTGGTGATTGAAGACTCCGGCATAGTAAACGGG GTGTTGCTGACTGATGGGGAAcaattttgttcttcaattaTTTTGTCAAATGCAACCCCTTACAAGACTTTCAtg GAGTTGGtccctcaaaattttcttcctgaTGGTTTTGTACGAGCTATCAAGAACTCTGATTATAGATCT ggaacaacaaaaattaacgTAGCCGTTGATAAATTGCCTCAGTTCAAGTCTTGCAGATTGAATTATCCAGAGGTGGGTCCTCAGCATACAGCCACCATTCGCATTGGTTCAGAAAG TATGGAGCAGATTGGTTCAGCATGTCAAGATGCTTGGAATGGTTTACCATCACGAACGCCTGTAATGGAAATGACAATTCCTTCTTCATTGGACAAGACCTTATCCCCACCTG gTAAGCATGTCGTCGGCTTGTTTACACAATACACACCTTATAAACCCTCGGATGGTAGCTGGGAAGATCCCATATATAGA TGGTGCCGTACAGATTCATTGATTGCTATATAA
- the LOC115994349 gene encoding pyridine nucleotide-disulfide oxidoreductase domain-containing protein 2-like isoform X3 — MWLRGFSSVPIKEKKKWDALVIGAGHNGLIAATYLARGGLTVAVLERRHVIGGAAVTEEIIPGFKFSRCSYLQSLLRPSIVRELELVKHGLKLLKPLCTSFTPCLDGRYLLLWPNDDQNYLEISKFSKRDADAYPRYESQLHKFCKFMDFLLESHAPETLHGDSYLIDWLRDKLHKSVFWTRCLQHALSLGQKDLVDFMDLLLSPTSKVLNMWFESDVVKATFAADSIIGTMASIHTPGSGYVLLHHVMGETDGERNIWSHVEGGMGSVSLAISKAAKEAGVHILTNAEVSKLVIEDSGIVNGVLLTDGEQFCSSIILSNATPYKTFMELVPQNFLPDGFVRAIKNSDYRSGTTKINVAVDKLPQFKSCRLNYPEVGPQHTATIRIGSESMEQIGSACQDAWNGLPSRTPVMEMTIPSSLDKTLSPPGKHVVGLFTQYTPYKPSDGSWEDPIYRIH; from the exons ATGTGGCTAAGAGGCTTCAGCAGCGTTCCGatcaaggagaagaagaagtggGACGCGCTGGTCATCGGCGCCGGCCACAACGGCTTGATAGCCGCCACTTACCTTGCGCGCGGCGGCCTAACGGTGGCTGTTCTCGAGCGACGCCACGTCATCGGCGGCGCAGCCGTGACGGAGGAGATCATCCCTGGCTTCAAGTTCTCTCGCTGCAGCTACCTCCAAAGCCTCCTCCGCCCCTCCATCGTTAG AGAATTAGAGTTGGTGAAACATGGGCTGAAGTTGTTGAAGCCATTGTGTACATCGTTTACACCCTGTCTTGATGGGCGTTATCTTCTGCTGTGGCCAAACGACGACCAGAATTATTTGGAGATTTCAAAGTTCTCTAAACGAGACGCAGATGCTTATCCCAG ATATGAAAGTCAACTGCATAAGTTCTGTAAATTCAtggattttcttttggaatCACATGCCCCTGAAACTCTGCATGGGGATTCATATTTGATTGATTGGCTGAGGGATAAGTTGCACAAATCAGTTTTCTGGACCCGTTGTCTACAGCATGCTCTTTCCCTAGGGCAAAAAGATCTGGT GGACTTTATGGACCTTTTACTTTCCCCAACGTCAAAGGTTCTGAATATGTGGTTTGAG TCAGATGTGGTGAAGGCAACATTTGCAGCAGATTCTATTATTGGAACTATG GCAAGTATCCATACACCTGGGAGTGGATATGTTCTGCTACATCATGTTATGGGTGAAACCGATGGTGAACGAAATATTTGGTC GCACGTTGAAGGTGGGATGGGTTCTGTGTCTTTGGCCATTAGTAAGGCTGCTAAAGAAGCTGGTGTTCATATTCTAACCAATGCGGAG GTTTCAAAATTGGTGATTGAAGACTCCGGCATAGTAAACGGG GTGTTGCTGACTGATGGGGAAcaattttgttcttcaattaTTTTGTCAAATGCAACCCCTTACAAGACTTTCAtg GAGTTGGtccctcaaaattttcttcctgaTGGTTTTGTACGAGCTATCAAGAACTCTGATTATAGATCT ggaacaacaaaaattaacgTAGCCGTTGATAAATTGCCTCAGTTCAAGTCTTGCAGATTGAATTATCCAGAGGTGGGTCCTCAGCATACAGCCACCATTCGCATTGGTTCAGAAAG TATGGAGCAGATTGGTTCAGCATGTCAAGATGCTTGGAATGGTTTACCATCACGAACGCCTGTAATGGAAATGACAATTCCTTCTTCATTGGACAAGACCTTATCCCCACCTG gTAAGCATGTCGTCGGCTTGTTTACACAATACACACCTTATAAACCCTCGGATGGTAGCTGGGAAGATCCCATATATAGA ATTCATTGA
- the LOC115950729 gene encoding transcription factor RADIALIS-like gives MESCPLSFPNFNSSWTAKQNKLFENALAIYYKEAPDRWHNIAKVIGGTTEEEVKRQYEILLEDIKCIESGKVPLPNYRKIGGSSGLNNVSNQEERLKNLKLE, from the exons atggaaTCTTGCCCTCTTTCTTTCCCCAACTTCAATTCAAGTTGGACAGCCAAGCAAAACAAACTGTTTGAAAATGCTTTGGCAATATATTACAAGGAAGCCCCAGACCGTTGGCACAACATAGCCAAGGTTATTGGAGGTACAACTGAAGAGGAAGTGAAGAGGCAGTATGAGATTTTATTAGAGGACATCAAGTGCATTGAGTCAGGGAAGGTGCCTCTTCCTAATTACAGGAAAATTGGAGGAAGCAGTGGATTAAATAACGTTAGCAATCAAGAAGAAAG GCTGAAGAACTTAAAGCTCGAATGA
- the LOC115994417 gene encoding 7-methyl-GTP pyrophosphatase isoform X1: MATTNSSTFKIILGSSSMARRQILAEMGFEFTVMIADIDEKELRREKPEDLVMALAEAKADAILSRLQHASQFEEDARATLLITADTVVVYEGIIREKPSSKEEAREFIKGYSGGQAAVVGSVLVTNLKTGKRKGGWERAEVYFYNIPDDIIDILIEEAITLNVAGGLMLEHPLISPFVEAVVGTTDTVMGLPKALTEKVILEAL; the protein is encoded by the exons ATGGCTACTACAAACAGTTCCACATTTAAG ATAATATTGGGTTCATCATCCATGGCCCGCAGACAAATTTTGGCCGAGATGGGATTTGAGTTTACAGTGATG ATTGCAGACATAGATGAGAAAGAGCTTAGGAGGGAAAAGCCAGAAGATTTGGTAATGGCTCTAGCTGAAGCAAAG GCAGATGCCATTTTATCAAGGCTCCAACATGCTAGTCAATTTGAAGAGGATGCTCGTGCAACACTGTTAATTACTGCAGATACA GTGGTGGTGTATGAAGGGATAATCCGGGAAAAACCATCCAGCAAGGAAGAAGCACGGGAGTTTATCAAAG GATATTCTGGTGGTCAAGCAGCAGTGGTAGGATCTGTTCTTGTAACCAATCTTAAGactggaaaaagaaaaggtggaTGGGAAAGAGCAGAG gtttatttttataacataCCAGATGACATAATTGATATCCTG ATTGAGGAGGCAATTACACTCAATGTTGCTGGGGGTTTGATGCTGGAACATCCACTTATATCGCCTTTTGTGGAAGCAGTG GTAGGGACAACTGATACCGTGATGGGACTTCCTAAAGCTCTCACAGAAAAAGTCATACTGGAAGCCCTATAG
- the LOC115994417 gene encoding 7-methyl-GTP pyrophosphatase isoform X2 — MATTNSSTFKIILGSSSMARRQILAEMGFEFTVMIADIDEKELRREKPEDLVMALAEAKADAILSRLQHASQFEEDARATLLITADTVVVYEGIIREKPSSKEEAREFIKGYSGGQAAVVGSVLVTNLKTGKRKGGWERAEVYFYNIPDDIIDILIEEAITLNVAGGLMLEHPLISPFVEAVVS; from the exons ATGGCTACTACAAACAGTTCCACATTTAAG ATAATATTGGGTTCATCATCCATGGCCCGCAGACAAATTTTGGCCGAGATGGGATTTGAGTTTACAGTGATG ATTGCAGACATAGATGAGAAAGAGCTTAGGAGGGAAAAGCCAGAAGATTTGGTAATGGCTCTAGCTGAAGCAAAG GCAGATGCCATTTTATCAAGGCTCCAACATGCTAGTCAATTTGAAGAGGATGCTCGTGCAACACTGTTAATTACTGCAGATACA GTGGTGGTGTATGAAGGGATAATCCGGGAAAAACCATCCAGCAAGGAAGAAGCACGGGAGTTTATCAAAG GATATTCTGGTGGTCAAGCAGCAGTGGTAGGATCTGTTCTTGTAACCAATCTTAAGactggaaaaagaaaaggtggaTGGGAAAGAGCAGAG gtttatttttataacataCCAGATGACATAATTGATATCCTG ATTGAGGAGGCAATTACACTCAATGTTGCTGGGGGTTTGATGCTGGAACATCCACTTATATCGCCTTTTGTGGAAGCAGTG GTCAGCTGa
- the LOC115994419 gene encoding uncharacterized protein LOC115994419, which produces MEAKFFRFLKIVGVGYKARAEAEGRLLFLKLGYSHEVELTVPPAVRVFCFKNNVICCTGIDKHRVHQFAAAVRSCKPPEVYKGKGIMYVDEVIKKKQGKKSK; this is translated from the coding sequence ATGGAAGCCAAATTTTTTCGCTTTCTTAAGATTGTGGGTGTTGGGTACAAAGCCAGAGCTGAAGCCGAAGGACGCCTCTTATTTCTCAAATTGGGATATAGCCATGAGGTTGAACTGACTGTTCCTCCAGCAGTACGTGTGTTCTGCTTCAAAAACAATGTAATTTGTTGCACTGGAATTGACAAGCATAGAGTGCACCAGTTTGCTGCTGCTGTTCGTAGCTGTAAGCCGCCCGAAGTGTACAAAGGCAAGGGTATAATGTACGTTGATGAAGTTATCAAGAAGAAgcaaggaaagaaatcaaaatga
- the LOC115994418 gene encoding ADP-ribosylation factor-like protein 2, with the protein MGLLSIIRKIKKKEKEMRILMVGLDNSGKTTIVLKINGEDTSVISPTLGFNIKTITYQKYTLNIWDVGGQKTIRSYWRNYFEQTDGLVWVVDSSDLRRLDDCKMELDNLLKEERLSGASLLILANKQDIKGALTPEEIAKVLNLEAMDKTRHWQIVGCSAYTGEGLLEGFDWLVQDVASRIYVLD; encoded by the exons ATGGGGCTACTCAGTATAATCcgaaaaatcaagaagaaagagaaagaaatgcgCATACTCATGGT TGGGCTTGATAATTCAGGGAAGACTACAATTGTCTTGAAGATCAATGGAGAGGACACCAGCGTTATCAGTCCTACACTGGGCTTCAACATCAAGACCATCACCTACCAAAA GTATACTTTAAATATATGGGATGTTGGGGGCCAAAAAACTATAAGATCTTACTGGAGGAACTACTTTGAGCAAACTGATGGTTTGGTATGGGTGGTTGACAGTTCAGATCTTAGACGGTTAGATGACTGCAAAATGGAACTGGATAATCTTTTGAAGGAAGAG AGACTTTCAGGAGCATCTTTACTAATACTGGCAAATAAGCAGGACATAAAAGGTGCCCTTACCCCAGAGGAGATTGCAAAA GTATTGAACTTGGAAGCCATGGACAAAACCCGGCACTGGCAAATTGTGGGCTGTAGTGCATATACTGGTGAGGGGCTGCTTGAAGGATTTGATTGGTTGGTCCAGGATGTAGCCTCACGAATTTATGTGCTTGACTAA